One part of the Triplophysa dalaica isolate WHDGS20190420 chromosome 25, ASM1584641v1, whole genome shotgun sequence genome encodes these proteins:
- the skic2 gene encoding helicase SKI2W isoform X2: MLMGFTEVPLDNTGLSAKNSLSLQRQPGPPSESLRGSNTNYPFLPGGMEELTLEQIKQKSDKEEDIDFENDLLTVAPGMRAGMDFHNKEIKPKKNEVNLLSLLSSFNDVIDTLPEEKDKVPLKEEAPKLLRTNSVEHLETKVLDMSISQSSANTVGGTEQKKKTGAEEKEENKKWAIPVDVSSPCGDFYKRIPNPAFKYPFELDVFQKQAILRLEAHDSVFVAAHTSAGKTVVAEYAIALSQKHMTRTIYTSPIKALSNQKFRDFKSTFGDVGLLTGDVQLNSEASCLIMTTEILRSMLYNGSEVIRDLEWVIFDEVHYINDAERGVVWEEVLIMLPDHVSIILLSATVPNAVEFSEWIGRIKKRHIYVISTVKRPVPLEHNLYTGNSTKTQKELFLLLDASGSFLTKGYYAAVEAKKERTSKHAQSFGAKNVSHNTTASQDRAVWQTLLNYLSQRQQTPVVAFTFSRTRCDENARSLTTLDLTSSVEKNEIHSFVQKSLNRLRGGDRQLPQILSMRDLLKRGVGVHHSGILPILKEVIEMLFSRGLVKVLFATETFAMGVNMPARTVVFDSIRKHDGTGFRNLLPGEYIQMAGRAGRRGLDATGTVIILCKAGVHEMADLHTMMLGKPTVLQSQFRLTYTMILNLLRVEALRVTDMMRRSFSENHRDTQANEKRISELRHTLSSLPPLDTEGQLSDILLYYHTITELRITTETLQQAVLESMNGLKALSVGRVVIVNNTQHHNALGVILQVSSDSVNRTFTTLIICEKGNEEPTDNQSYKSTAHIYSSTLFIPEGPCSHTVQKRKLQDISAITTKTLKVIPERIIDNYNKRLQPRFKLDPPGQAISTATQELLRLAEANPNGIPTFDPVNDLHLKTVDVVEGVMRQRVLQDSIKNFHCIHSPTFTEQFARVQERMSVQEELDKLMFLVSDQSLTLLPEYYQRIKVLEALKYVDSTGAVQLKGRVACQITSHELLLTELLFENTLSPLAPEESAALLSCLIFTQKTQIEPHITNTLQEGINQVLSVAQRIGELQMDCGIPQTAEDFVSQFKFGLTEVVYCWARGMPFAEIAELTDVQEGTIVRCIQRLDEVLKEVRQAARIVGDSVLGSKMEKASLAIRRDIVFTASLYTH; encoded by the exons ATGCTGATGGGTTTCACCGAG GTACCATTAGATAACACAGGGTTATCTGCGAAGAATTCACTGTCTTTACAAAGACAGCCCGGACCTCCGTCAGAGAGCCTGAGAGGAAGTAACACAAACTACCCGTTTCTGCCAG GTGGAATGGAAGAACTGACATTAGAGCAGATCAAACAGAAATCAGACAAGGAAGAGGACATTGACTTTGAAAATG ATCTGTTGACTGTCGCTCCTGGAATGAGGGCTGGTATGGACTTCCATAATAAAG AAATCAAACCCAAAAAGAACGAGGTGAATCTTCTGTCACTCCTGTCCAGTTTCAATGATGTCATCGACACCCTACCGGAGGAGAAAGATAAAGTCCCACTAAAAGAAGAAGCCCCTAAACTTCTCAGAACCAACAGTGTGGAGCATCTGGAAACTaag GTTTTGGACATGTCTATTTCTCAATCTTCTGCAAACACAGTTGGTGGAACTGAACAGAAGAAGAAAACCGGAGcagaagagaaggaagaaaataaaaaatgggccATTCCGGTGGATGTCTCCTCACCCTGTGGGGACTTTTACAAACGCATCCCTAATCCAGCATTCAAG TACCCCTTCGAGCTGGACGTGTTTCAGAAGCAGGCTATTCTTCGTCTGGAGGCACATGATTCGGTTTTCGTTGCGGCTCACACCTCAGCTGGCAAGACTGTAGTGGCAGAGTACGCGATCGCACTCTCTCAGAAACATATGACCAG GACAATCTACACGTCTCCCATTAAGGCCTTGTCCAATCAGAAGTTTCGGGACTTCAAGAGCACATTTGGTGACGTGGGGCTTTTGACTGGAGATGTGCAGCTGAACTCAGAGGCCTCTTGTCTTATTATGACCACTGAGATTTTGAG GTCTATGCTGTATAACGGGTCAGAGGTCATTCGAGACCTGGAATGGGTAATTTTCGATGAGGTTCACTACATCAATGACGCAGAG AGGGGGGTGGTGTGGGAGGAAGTGCTCATCATGTTGCCAGACCATGTTAGCATCATCCTGCTGAGTGCTACAGTGCCCAACGCAGTGGAGTTCAGTGAATGGATTGG TCGTATTAAGAAACGGCACATCTATGTGATCAGCACAGTTAAGAGGCCTGTCCCTCTGGAGCACAATCTGTATACCGGCAACAGCACCAAGACTCAGAAAGAGCTCTTCCTGTTGCTTGATGCCAGTGGAAGCTTCCTCACAAAAGG GTACTATGCCGCAGTGGAGGCCAAAAAGGAACGCACTAGTAAACACGCACAATCTTTCGGTGCCAAGAACGtgtcacacaacacaacagccaGTCAG GATCGAGCAGTGTGGCAGACGCTGCTGAACTATCTGTCTCAGCGGCAGCAGACTCCAGTGGTGGCGTTCACATTCTCACGGACGCGCTGTGATGAAAACGCCCGCTCGCTGACCACTCTGGATCTGACCAGCTCAGTAGAGAAGAACGAGATTCACTCCTTCGTACAGAAGAGTCTAAACAGACTGAGAGGAGGTGATCGCCAGCTGCCGCAG ATCCTGTCAATGCGGGACTTGCTAAAGAGAGGGGTTGGTGTTCACCACAGCGGCATCCTACCAATCCTGAAGGAGGTTATAGAGATGCTCTTCTCACGAGGTTTAGTGAAG gTGTTGTTTGCAACTGAGACGTTCGCCATGGGTGTAAACATGCCCGCCAGAACAGTTGTGTTCGACAGCATCCGAAAACACGACGGCACGGGTTTCAGAAACCTGCTGCCTG gtGAGTATATTCAGATGGCAGGCCGGGCCGGCAGGAGAGGTTTGGATGCTACAGGAACTGTTATCATCCTCTGTAAGGCTGGAGTTCATGAAATGGCTGATCTTCACACCATGATGCTG GGGAAACCGACAGTGCTTCAGTCTCAGTTCAGATTGACTTACACGATGATCCTGAACCTGCTCCGTGTGGAGGCGCTGAGGGTCACAGACATGATGAGGAGAAGCTTTTCAGAGAACCATAGAGACACACAG GCCAATGAGAAGAGAATAAGTGAGCTGAGACACACGCTCTCCTCTCTCCCTCCACTGGACACAGAGGGACAGTTATCTGATATACTGTTATATTACCACACCATCACAGAGCTGCGCATCACCACAGAAACCCTGCAg CAAGCTGTTCTGGAGTCAATGAATGGACTCAAAGCTCTGTCTGTTGGGAGAGTGGTGATAGTGAACAACACCCAGCACCACAATGCCCTGGGAGTCATTCTACAG GTGTCCAGTGATTCTGTAAATCGCACGTTCACCACTCTCATTATCTGTGAGAAGGGCAACGAGGAGCCTACAGATAATCAGTCTTATAAATCTACAGCCCACATCTACAGCTCTACACTGTTTATTCCAGAGg gccCCTGCAGTCATACAGTACAGAAACGGAAGTTGCAGGACATCTCCGCCATCACAACTAAAACCCTCAAGGTCATTCCAGAAAGAATCATTGATAACTACAATAAAAGACTGCAGCCACGATTCAA ACTTGATCCACCAGGTCAGGCCATTTCAACGGCGACCCAAGAGCTCCTGCGTTTAGCCGAGGCCAATCCCAATGGCATACCGACCTTTGACCCCGTGAATGACCTGCACCTGAAGACTGTGGATGTGGTGGAAGGGGTGATGAGACAACGAGTGTTACAGGACAGCATCAAAAACTTCCACTGTATCCATTCGCCCACCTTCACTGAACAG TTTGCACGTGTGCAAGAGAGGATGAGTGTTCAGGAAGAGCTGGACAAGCTCATGTTTTTGGTGTCTGATCAGTCATTGACTCTGCTGCCTGAATACTATCAGAGAATCAAG GTGTTGGAGGCTCTGAAGTATGTGGACAGCACCGGGGCGGTTCAGCTGAAGGGGCGTGTGGCGTGTCAGATCACCAGTCATGAACTGTTACTCACAGAACTGCTGTTCGAGAACACCTTGAGTCCTCTTGCCCCCGAGGAGAGCGCCGCCCTTTTGTCCTGCCTCATCTTTACACAAAAAACCCAGATAGAGCCGCACATCACCAACACTTTACAGGAG